From one Syngnathoides biaculeatus isolate LvHL_M chromosome 12, ASM1980259v1, whole genome shotgun sequence genomic stretch:
- the LOC133509765 gene encoding dickkopf-related protein 1-like isoform X2 has product MPIMLTPCAARCFLPLWLSLLGYAQAGPILLLNSNSIKNFEPVSPSPRTSPPPPPPPGGLGHKSSADALQASVCADDDDCGGEEFCNDVRSVCLPCRRNRKRCARDSMCCAGSRCGNGVCQTNDFDGPESSTVSVWHLHNHTMEHHAKRPLAGPEGHPVKGQEGDTCLRSADCAAGLCCARHFWSRICKPVLTEGQVCTRHRRKGTHGLELFQRCDCGDGLACRPERGEREQHAGVGRTSARNLHTCQRR; this is encoded by the exons ATGCCAATCATGCTGACGCCGTGCGCCGCGCGTTGCTTCTTGCCTCTTTGGCTCTCGCTGCTTGGATACGCTCAGGCCGGACCGATCCTCCTCCTCAACTCCAACTCCATCAAGAACTTCGAGCCGGTCAGCCCGAGTCCGCGCACCtcgccgccgccccctcctccgcCGGGCGGCCTGGGCCACAAATCGTCCGCGGACGCCTTGCAG GCGAGCGTGTGCGCGGACGACGACGACTGCGGCGGGGAGGAATTTTGCAACGACGTCCGCAGCGTGTGTCTGCCGTGCCGCAGGAACCGGAAGCGTTGCGCGCGAGACTCCATGTGTTGCGCAGGAAGTCGCTGCGGCAACg GTGTGTGTCAGACGAATGACTTCGATGGGCCGGAATCTTCCACCGTATCAGTCTGGCATTTACACAACCACACCATGGAGCACCATGCCAAGAGGCCGCTTGCTGGCCCCGAAGGCCACCCTGTGAAAG gtcaggaaGGCGACACGTGCCTGCGCTCGGCCGACTGCGCTGCGGGGCTGTGCTGCGCCCGCCACTTCTGGTCGCGCATCTGCAAGCCGGTGCTGACCGAGGGCCAGGTGTGCACGCGCCACCGCCGCAAGGGCACCCACGGCCTGGAGCTGTTCCAGCGCTGCGACTGCGGCGACGGCCTGGCGTGCCGGCCCGAGAGAGGCGAGCGGGAGCAGCACGCCGGCGTCGGCAGGACGTCCGCCCGGAACCTGCACACCTGCCAGAGACGTTGA
- the LOC133509765 gene encoding dickkopf-related protein 1-like isoform X1, with protein sequence MPIMLTPCAARCFLPLWLSLLGYAQAGPILLLNSNSIKNFEPVSPSPRTSPPPPPPPGGLGHKSSADALQQASVCADDDDCGGEEFCNDVRSVCLPCRRNRKRCARDSMCCAGSRCGNGVCQTNDFDGPESSTVSVWHLHNHTMEHHAKRPLAGPEGHPVKGQEGDTCLRSADCAAGLCCARHFWSRICKPVLTEGQVCTRHRRKGTHGLELFQRCDCGDGLACRPERGEREQHAGVGRTSARNLHTCQRR encoded by the exons ATGCCAATCATGCTGACGCCGTGCGCCGCGCGTTGCTTCTTGCCTCTTTGGCTCTCGCTGCTTGGATACGCTCAGGCCGGACCGATCCTCCTCCTCAACTCCAACTCCATCAAGAACTTCGAGCCGGTCAGCCCGAGTCCGCGCACCtcgccgccgccccctcctccgcCGGGCGGCCTGGGCCACAAATCGTCCGCGGACGCCTTGCAG CAGGCGAGCGTGTGCGCGGACGACGACGACTGCGGCGGGGAGGAATTTTGCAACGACGTCCGCAGCGTGTGTCTGCCGTGCCGCAGGAACCGGAAGCGTTGCGCGCGAGACTCCATGTGTTGCGCAGGAAGTCGCTGCGGCAACg GTGTGTGTCAGACGAATGACTTCGATGGGCCGGAATCTTCCACCGTATCAGTCTGGCATTTACACAACCACACCATGGAGCACCATGCCAAGAGGCCGCTTGCTGGCCCCGAAGGCCACCCTGTGAAAG gtcaggaaGGCGACACGTGCCTGCGCTCGGCCGACTGCGCTGCGGGGCTGTGCTGCGCCCGCCACTTCTGGTCGCGCATCTGCAAGCCGGTGCTGACCGAGGGCCAGGTGTGCACGCGCCACCGCCGCAAGGGCACCCACGGCCTGGAGCTGTTCCAGCGCTGCGACTGCGGCGACGGCCTGGCGTGCCGGCCCGAGAGAGGCGAGCGGGAGCAGCACGCCGGCGTCGGCAGGACGTCCGCCCGGAACCTGCACACCTGCCAGAGACGTTGA